The genomic segment TATCGAGCGGCGTGTAAAACCCCGTCCTTTCCGGGCGGGGATTATGTTTTCCGATTTTGGAAACACATCGCTTTTTATCAGCTGGACAGCCGCGACCGGCGTTCCCCTGAAGTCAGCCGGAATAACCCGGCTGACACATGCAATGCTTGTGCCCTGTGTACGGGACATTTTTTCCGCGCCGGGGATTTACGTGTATTTTTGTACCGTGACCAGGTTGAATCGTTCCATGCGTTGGCTCCGTGCCACATCCCGAATGGGTCCACGCCTGCGCGGGGAAGACAGTGTGGGAGAGATTTTGGCCCCTGCACACAACCCGAATCCTGTCATTCCCGCGCCGGCGGGAACCCATCCATGTGCCGGCACGGGGCTGACTCCAGCATGAGCTCCGGGAAGACAACGATTTTTTGTCCCGTACACAGGCTTGTGCCTCATTATTCCATTGAAACCAGATGAAAGTTGTTTGGAAGTGAGGTGCCCTTTACCCGAAATTCCAGTCTACTATCACCTGAAAAACATTCGATGCGATTTTTATATCCGGATTTTTTAGGTGTGCCATCAGCCTTCATGGGCCAAAAATTGCTGTATATCCACCAGTTATTGTTCGCTCCAGAATGTCCCTGGCCAATAATGATATTATTACAAACATATTCTCCGATTTTTAACTGGCCCATAAAAGCAAAATTCAGTTTTTCAGGGGCGCTTGCAAGGCCGAGACCGGCAAGGGTAGCGTACACTTTTCCTTTATTGTAACCTTTCATAATCGCCGTTTGTTGATTATTTGCCCAATTTGCAACATGGGTATTGTTTTTTCTGGGAGCCGTAACGGTGATTTTTGCATCAGTGTAATACCAATCTCCGGTCCGCCCGTCATAAAATGAGCCTTGACGGTAATATGACGTAACCCCCATCCAGGTATTCATCGGATACACGGAATAAGGCTCGAAAGTCTGATTATAGGTATCTTGCACAACGGACTCTGACGCCAGAATAAATTCGATAGGCATGGCATCAAATGGGATTCTCTCAATCATGCTCAAAACCAGATTGTTCTCATGGATAATTGGCGTTGCATAGGTTGCCATCGGCAACGTCATCAGTAACAGTGATTTTTTCAGCATGAGCTACCCCTTCATGTTTTTTGCTTGTTAAAGCGCCAAAATAGTACAGTTTGTAATCTAGCTTGTCAATGACGGAGACATGACCTGTTATTTCAAAAAAAAATCCACCTCCCTCTTGAAAGAAAAATTATTGGCCATATTGATTCAAATAATATCGTTTAATGGGTCGAGGGCTTTTGCCCATAGTCCAGGAACGAGACTTTACATCATATCCAATTTTTGCTCCATCCCGCTTCGTGGCAACAGCCTCTAAATTCCAGCGCCTGCATGACATCGTAAAAGTTCTGTACTATAACTTTAAAAAGAGCCTAAAACTCACCTGCCAGAAGCGGCTTTGGAGTATACACTGGATGTCTACCTTTAGTCTGACTTTTATCGGTACCGGTTCTGCGTTTACGGTGTATACCGATAATTTCCATTCCAACATGCTGCTTCGCCATGAAGACAGCGGCGAATCGCTGCTGATAGACTGTGGCTCGGATGCACGACATGCCCTTGCGGCACTTGGTGTCTCCCATCGTGACATCGGCAGTGTGTACGTCAGCCACCTCCATGCCGACCACGCCGGTGGCATGGAGTGGCTTGCGCTGACCCGCCGTTTTGACGAAACCTGTGACAGACCGGTTTTTTATGCCCACCCGGAGATTTTAAAATCCATCTGGGCCGAGACACTGCGCGGGGGGCTTTCAACACTTGCAGGCGTGCGCGCAGAACTTAAAAGCTTTTTTAAACCAATGCCTGCTGATGCGAGCGGCGTGTTTTACTGGGAGAACGTTCGCTTTTTAACCGTGCAAACCCTGCACACGCTAAACAACGACTGCCTGATGCCAACCTTTGGTCTGTTTTTTACACTCGGCAAAACCACCATTCTCATTACCACTGACACACGCTTTTGTACCGATGTGCTTGGAGATTACTACCGACGGGCCGACATCATTTTTCACGACTGTGAAACCCAGGCCCGCCCCTCAGGCGTACACTCGCACTACAATGAACTCCTCACGCTTCCCGCGGAAATTCGCGCCAAAATGTGGCTCTACCACTATAACGGCTCAGATTTGCCGAATGCCAAAGCCGCGGGCTTCGCTGGATTTGTAAAACGGGGCCAGACCTTTCGCTTTGAATCTTAAGCCTGCACTTTAGGGTCTGTTGACAATTGGTGACACGGCTGCAAACCACGTCAATTTGTCCAAATTTAACCTTGAGTTCGTTAAATAGAGCCGGCTATTCGCCTCACTCAAGATAAAATTTGGCCTAAATTGACGTGATTTTCGCTTCGCACCACCAAATGTCAACAGACCCTGGTGCCTTTCACCTCAGAACGCAAAGCCTGCCACTGGTAAAGTGGTGACATTTCAGGGTTCACCATGGCTTCAACCGGCAGATAAAAAGTCTGCTCAAGGAGATGCTGCCCGTCCAGTGCGGCATGCGATACGCTGTCGGTAAACACTATCCAGGTGCTCTGCGCCGGGAATTCGATGCGCTGTTTGCGCACACGTGCCTGATACCCATTATCAAGCTTCATTGCATCATGGAGGTGCAGCATGTAATGATCATAGGCGCTGCGCCGGGTTTTAGTGGCGCGCACAAGGTGGAGCATGCGTGCACGCAGCGGACTGTAAGACGGGATACGCTCAGAAAACTCTGCAAGAACCTCGGCGAACGGTTCACCAAGATGCCATACCCGCGGGAGATTCTCCGGGTTAATGTTGCAAAATACGCGTAAAATTCGCAGTCCATTAACCGGGGTCGCCGGAAAGGCATCGACATGCAGGCGGGTATCGTCCTTGCGTTCTGAACTGGTACGCCCCTGAATACGGGCGGGGCGAAAACTGGTGCGCCCCCAGCGCAGCGCATGCAGGTAATCCGGCAGAGCATCGGCTACAAGGTCGTGGGCAAAATCTGCGAAGCGCTGCATGAACGCCTGCAGTCTTGCGGCCTGCTCCGGGCTCATGTGTTTACGGTCAAAGCCGCCTAAGCGTTTACGCTCAGAGTTATAACTCACATTTTTATGCCGGCCATCAAGGATGTCGGGCGTCAGCAGTTCACTTTTTTCACTGCTTGAGAGGCTCAGGCTGTACTCCGGGAAATACAGCACGCTTCCGGCTTCCAGTGCCGCAGCGCGTTTTGCACCGTCTTCGTGCCGCAGGCAGTCCGCGTCCAGAGTGTAGAGAGAGTGTTCCATGATGACTCCTGCAATCGTTAAGGTCACCATGGTGCCATAAACGCCTAAGCTGCTACAATAACCCTCATCTCTTTATCAATCA from the Legionella geestiana genome contains:
- a CDS encoding Kdo hydroxylase family protein, which codes for MEHSLYTLDADCLRHEDGAKRAAALEAGSVLYFPEYSLSLSSSEKSELLTPDILDGRHKNVSYNSERKRLGGFDRKHMSPEQAARLQAFMQRFADFAHDLVADALPDYLHALRWGRTSFRPARIQGRTSSERKDDTRLHVDAFPATPVNGLRILRVFCNINPENLPRVWHLGEPFAEVLAEFSERIPSYSPLRARMLHLVRATKTRRSAYDHYMLHLHDAMKLDNGYQARVRKQRIEFPAQSTWIVFTDSVSHAALDGQHLLEQTFYLPVEAMVNPEMSPLYQWQALRSEVKGTRVC
- a CDS encoding MBL fold metallo-hydrolase — translated: MSTFSLTFIGTGSAFTVYTDNFHSNMLLRHEDSGESLLIDCGSDARHALAALGVSHRDIGSVYVSHLHADHAGGMEWLALTRRFDETCDRPVFYAHPEILKSIWAETLRGGLSTLAGVRAELKSFFKPMPADASGVFYWENVRFLTVQTLHTLNNDCLMPTFGLFFTLGKTTILITTDTRFCTDVLGDYYRRADIIFHDCETQARPSGVHSHYNELLTLPAEIRAKMWLYHYNGSDLPNAKAAGFAGFVKRGQTFRFES